The genomic region CTTGCAGCTGACTCCCTAGTGACCAACATCATATGCCTCTGTTAGAGCTCTTACATTTCTTATAAGTGTTTATTAGTGCACTTTGTTGAACGTAAAATGTAAATGGTTATTAGGTTGGAAGAGTTTGGAAACTGGACTAGTATGCAATGGATTGATATATATTTGTTAATGCAGCATTTGTAGTTGTATGATGTTACATTTTAATATAAGCTAGCCCATCTCTGAAAGCAAAAAGGATGTGCTTGAATTGTAATGATTACATTTTTACCTGCATATATGAACTGGGGCTAGGCAGACCGTAATCAACCACTCCAAAGAGTGGGTCCATCTGTTTATCAACAGCACTAGGCAGAGTATAAGTGATCCTAAATCAAAGAGAAGGACAAGAAGgactgattatttttttttattggctgtGCCTATACAGTGATCATGTGGACTTAATTCTTCTCTCCGCATGGTCTACTGTTGCTTAATCTCTGGGATAAAGCCTACATCTGCTTATACCCTCCACTCCTACACTcaatcttcatcttcatctttctGCTCTTAATCTGCACCTAAAAGGCACCTTCAGGGGTCTACAGCTTGTCCTCATAGGCTCAAATGCTCTACTGGGAGTGCAAAAGGTGTACAAAAGGTGCTGACTAGAATATTCAAAacaatgcataggctactttcTTTCTAAAACTCTGGTGGAAACTAACCTGCTGTCTCCCTCCAAGTCAATCTTGGGCTGCTGGTACCGCAACAGTCTCTATAGTCTGCTGAAGCTCCTCTAAGTTGTGGCCATTTCAACAGCAAGACAAGTTGAAGCAAAACAGTACGAGTGATTATACAATAATCTATAGCTAGCTGCAGTAATAACTTTGCCCAAGCTCTAACTTTGTGTTGGTGCAACCTAGTTACCCCTATATTGCTAAATTAAAAGCATTTCTTTAAACTACCCCTCAGTGACACACAACCCTTACCTATAAGAATGCCACATTGCCTGTGATAAACCAGCACCACTCCATACTGCAGGTGGGAGGATAGGAGTAGGGAGAAACGAGGACGAGGCAACCCTGGCTGAGGAGGTGGAACTTGCACCAATAGGTACTTCATGATTTCATCACTGATGACAAATAGCATATATtaaatgagtaggcctatatagtGCCACAGGCATATAAAGGAGTttgtaatatactgtaggtcTGGATACAGTTTGAAACATTGTGATATGGTGAATACTAAAGAGAGTTATTTACCATGTTTGTGGAACGTTAACCTTAAGGTATTCCCGTCGTGCAACTGACTTGCCCTTTGTGGCTGCCAaccttaaaatatttttagagacaaagggtgagagaaagagagagtttgtttCAGCCAGGTAGCTCATCCTAAGCGGATATGTGGACATAGGCTACAAAAAAATCCAGGAGCCCGTTAGGCTACATGAGCCTATCAAATGCAGCGACGCGTTGTAGGgtgttaaaaaaacattgtaaCAAGATAACTTACCATATTGTGGCAAAGCACCCAGTTCGGTGATGTAAAACTGTAGGATAGTAAAACATTTCTGAAATCTATGAatatgaataggctacttagaCTATCCCTTAAACGCGACCTAGATGCTCTGATGATTGCAGCCTGTGAAACCTGAGGAAACTATTCGAACCTGACAGTAGACATaacaatttttgtttttttttgtttttcagccAATAGCCTTTTAAAAACGTGCTTTGGATACAGCACTCAGCCAATCCCTGGTAAGTAACAATGATCATTGTTTGACTAGACCAGTTTTTTTCAGTAGGCTTAGGACTATTTCATTTCGTTGTCTTTTGTCCATATTTTTATTTACAGCTTGGGTATAGCCTATGTAGGCTATGAAGGCAGGACATTACCACTTAAGACAGATAGGCCTAGTCTAGTTTTAAGTTTAATATCCCTCATATGCATACtattatgtaggcctaggctagaatTATTAATAATTGTTCATTTGCCAAACAAGTGCTAAACTGCTCGAAAGTTGCGTACAGGACGCACATATcctggtgatggtgatggggtgatggggagaggagggggttgAGCTAAAAGGCTCCTCCCTTTGCTTCCGCAACAGGAAATTACTTTCCACAATCGCTTTGTATCAGCGGTCTTGCTAGGCCAGTTCACAGTTGTTTTAAAAAGGTCgctgtctgtttttgtgaaaAATGTCGGGAGCATCAAACCTTATTGCGATGAAGAAGATTGTTCAGCAACTGAGATTTGAGGCGAGCATCAACAGGGTGAAGGTATGCACTCTTACATATCCTCGATTAATCATGAACTTCTAGCTGCGAGCTAGAGAAGTTAGCTCTTCTGCTAGTCACTGAACGCTATGTATGCTAATCATTTGACCCAAACAGGGCGTGGGTTGTTGCGttagttaacgttaatgttaaagaTTGGACAATAGGGACTTCTCATTCTCAGTAGACCAATTCGTTTTAGAGTAAAACCCGTGGTACAACCATAGTGCCATATAGTTAATCTAAGTAACGTGAGTCTACTTGTAGTTTAGTTACATCAAACTCACGCTAAACAAGTGTATCGCCAGCCAGCTAACGTGGAGTAAGTTAGATCAGAATTAGCATGTTAAGCAATAGACGAGCATGTGATTCTGCAATAATTACCAATGATATGTGGTTAATGAAGTCAACGTTAGATGTAGTTAATAGGTAACTTAACGTTACTCTGCGTAAAGTCGCTGATTTATTTTGCGTCTATGGCCATGTATCTAACGAAACGATACTTTCATGTCAAGTCAATGatgctagctagcaagctaacataAAAGCAAAGAGCACTGTTCTCCAGTTCCTAAAGATCCTGTCTATTTAACATTTGTCAAAGCACTGATGGCTTACATAGCTTGCTAGTTAGATATGAAATTAGTCTCACACTGGAACATCCAGTAGTCTTGTCTTGAGCTGGAACATTTACGATTAAGTTGCTTGCTTGGCTACCTTTTGTTTACTAccccaacgttacaccggtttTTGCTACACCCAGTGTTGGGAGGTAACTGGATAAcgtatttaaaggagaatttcggtgtgatattgacctaaagtgtattgaaacatgataccgagtgtgaacgtatgtctcatagcccatctcggcttgtcccctgcactccaaaatctggcgctagttagccgatgctaccaacagctttttcaatagtggtgcttcggcatcgggctagccatgcaaataaatcactgttttacacccatttacgaggctcaatgtatctccacacttcattggtagacttccgagggccctgacatttaaaacgagacattgagaactttgaaaaagcactggtagtttacttacaagacgatttatacagacagtatcttcatgaagtttagcgtttgcagccatcttgaatttagtcacgataagtcgagcaacgagtaagaatgaacaggtatgataagggatcagattccaaaaataattcagtggaaatgcatggattccagtttcttccagtagcagcaactggaatccatgcatttccactgaattatttttggaattctcctttaaaatacAAAAGGGAACTGCATTTAAGTACAGTTCTGAATACCAcccatttacatttacaatttaaatgggTGGTATTCAAAATACAATTACACTGATACATTTAAGGGATTACATTAATTAAATCATTATAATACGTAGGCCAAGGATTTTCCAACtcaaattaaaatatttctAACCACACTATGTAGCCTATGTACGTCTCAGGTGGCTCCTTTGACTTTCCGTTTTCTGCTTGCAGTATATTGATGGCCTAAATGAGAACTTATTGTGTTGTAGGCCAAGAGGGCTTATATCTCACCAGCATGTTTTAGGCCAGCACTCTCGTTTCTTGACAGGGTGTTACTCCCCATGTGCTGTTAAAATTAATTACAACAAATCTGTGTATACTTTGTTTTGGATTTGGTAGCCTTTTAGCCTATACAGACAAAATATCTGTCTGTCATAATGACATAGCACATAGGTTATGTCAATAAATCCTCACTGTAAAGCAAAAGGTTTTTGTTGTTGACAAGTTCACATAACCTCACATAACTGTTTCATTCCCtgctaataaaatataatacaatGCTGATGTAATCCAAAGTATTCAAAATATGTTACTCACTTTCAGTAATCTATCAGAATACATTACAAAATACTTTTTAGGGCATGTAATCTGTAGTGGAAGATTTTTAAAAGAAACCTTCCCAACACTGTCTACACCAAGTAGTGCAGTTGGGTTTTCAAATGAGCGCAAGAACGATTAAAACATGCTCTGGATCAATATTTAACATTACTAATAACAGATTATGAAACCCTCTGTCAATGAATCAGTGTCCCATTAGGATTTTAGAATTAGAATATAAGTATACACCTGTAACTCTCACCCTTAACATTTGCTCCAGGTATCGCAGGCAGCAGCCGACCTACAACAGTTCTGCATGCAGAATGCCCTTCAGGACCCTCTGCTCACAGGTGTTTCTTCAAGCACCAACCCTTTCAG from Alosa alosa isolate M-15738 ecotype Scorff River chromosome 1, AALO_Geno_1.1, whole genome shotgun sequence harbors:
- the gng5 gene encoding guanine nucleotide-binding protein G(I)/G(S)/G(O) subunit gamma-5, whose amino-acid sequence is MSGASNLIAMKKIVQQLRFEASINRVKVSQAAADLQQFCMQNALQDPLLTGVSSSTNPFRPQRMCSFL